One genomic region from Phragmites australis chromosome 1, lpPhrAust1.1, whole genome shotgun sequence encodes:
- the LOC133913826 gene encoding uncharacterized protein LOC133913826, which translates to MAADHALSLAASSCPGSLHSAAAYYVGLSCALAALHRALGAQGRVTGWCDLGATRRGCRWSRVRELALREKVGALDRNVEELRRRRAEDARANEKVAGIFAAHEQRWLAERKSLRRQVHAVVAAARARESKREEEAEELRRQMEEQRCATGLKDEALEREGARREDAEERLRVAEQVAEELRERARKDAAEHAAELRKHKAAFVELASAQRQLEADLARAARLADSSEAELKTALERRDEAAAAAADLSAEAARLRRDAEHKDKILSAMLRKSKIDMEDREMLVREVKMCKARRKQAELEAERWRKMWESRGHRRGSRSSARSDHPGCSDKLAHDANDTKILFVDHVAGDDKRAPPAKELTTIERVDRYPSHVDDKPAVEWFQMETEKYTAMIKNRHKTEVEAFTEQLLLKGEKLEAFRWRAVSMDVEATRLRCRIQELEGRLAQHEQHSAGLEALLLDREKENISLKEKLETLQAQALGIVIYAADDQDDDTCDHCIPCSPVKIERTMPGEADRRSSGARHPEGTEVTNPHHSETKLDEPVSPDDHKDKAFDVEATEAHGVLVPVPVPVPDHAHAEAPTLLEQERHNVPRQNSYRSEIEEEKEVYTDPGNAHSQTSTSSSQEVTSGLALVVVAPEQKSSAGKTDIHALAVSHKIKRLKQQLLVLGKLAAEGKEEAAATKPSGSRQHPRTRYQTMMSFLSKHVKRYQSLDDKIDGLCARMEESKRSVGRERRGAGEQKVALGQFLGETFQLQRLMVATGQKLLETQSRITPSLVVRDGGGEDGMDMKRLMDVAGALLRDVQRGLEVRIARIIGDLEGTLTFHGILHTAR; encoded by the exons ATGGCGGCTGATCACGCGCTGTCATTGGCGGCGTCCTCCTGTCCGGGTTCTCTGcactccgccgccgcctacTACGTCGGCCTTTCTTGCGCTCTCGCCGCTCTGCATCGCGCTCTGGGAGCGCAGGGGAGAGTTACCGGCTGGTGCGATCTTGGCGCGACACGGAGGGGGTGCCGGTGGTCGCGCGTCAGGGAGCTCGCGCTGCGGGAGAAGGTCGGCGCGCTGGATCGCAATGTCGAGGAACTCCGGCGACGGAGGGCGGAGGACGCCAGGGCCAACGAGAAGGTGGCGGGCATCTTCGCAGCCCACGAGCAGCGGTGGCTGGCCGAGCGGAAGTCCCTGCGGCGGCAGGTGCACGCCGTcgtcgccgcggcgcgcgcgcgcgagtcgaagcgcgaggaggaggcggaggagctgAGGCGGCAGATGGAGGAACAGCGCTGCGCGACGGGGCTCAAGGACGAGGCCCTCGAGCGGGAGGGCGCGAGGCGGGAGGACGCAGAGGAGAGGCTGCGCGTGGCCGAGCAAGTGGCGGAGGAGCTGAGGGAGCGCGCCAGGAAGGACGCGGCGGAGCACGCCGCCGAGCTGCGGAAGCACAAGGCGGCGTTCGTGGAGCTCGCGTCCGCGCAGCGGCAGCTGGAAGCGGACCTGGCCCGCGCCGCGCGCCTCGCTGATTCTTCGGAGGCCGAGCTCAAGACGGCGCTGGAGCGCCGCGacgaggccgcggcggcggccgcggacCTCTCCGCCGAGGCCGCGCGGCTGCGGCGGGACGCGGAGCACAAGGACAAGATCCTCTCCGCGATGCTGCGCAAGTCCAAGATCGACATGGAGGACAGGGAGATGCTGGTGCGGGAGGTCAAGATGTGCAAGGCCAGGCGGAAGCAGGCCGAACTCGAGGCGGAGCGGTGGCGTAAGATGTGGGAGTCCCGCGGCCACCGCCGGGGATCCAGGTCATCAGCGCGGTCGGACCACCCGGGGTGCTCCGACAAGCTGGCCCACGACGCAAACGACACTAAGATACTATTCGTTGACCACGTGGCAGGCGACGACAAGAGGGCGCCGCCGGCGAAGGAGTTGACCACCATTGAACGCGTCGATCGCTATCCCAGCCATGTCGACGACAAGCCCG CTGTGGAGTGGTTCCAGATGGAGACCGAGAAGTACACGGCCATGATCAAGAACCGGCATAAGACGGAGGTCGAGGCGTTCACGGAGCAGCTCCTGCTCAAGGGCGAGAAGCTGGAGGCGTTCCGGTGGCGGGCGGTGAGCATGGACGTCGAGGCAACGCGGCTCCGGTGCCGGATCCAGGAACTGGAGGGGCGGCTGGCGCAGCACGAGCAGCACAGCGCCGGCCTGGAGGCTCTGCTCCTGGACAGGGAGAAGGAGAACATCTCACTCAAGGAGAAGCTGGAGACGCTCCAAGCGCAGGCCCTTGGCATAGTGATCTACGCCGCCGATGACCAAGACGACGACACCTGCGACCACTGCATCCCATGTTCCCCTGTGAAGATCGAAAGAACAATGCCAGGAGAGGCCGATAGACGGTCATCCGGTGCGCGACATCCAGAGGGCACTGAGGTCACCAATCCTCATCATTCAGAGACCAAACTGGACGAGCCAGTTTCCCCAGATGATCACAAGGACAAGGCGTTTGATGTGGAAGCAACAGAGGCGCACGGCGTTCTAGTTCCAGTTCCAGTCCCAGTCCCGGATCACGCGCACGCCGAGGCGCCAACATTGCTTGAACAGGAGCGGCACAATGTTCCAAGGCAAAATTCATACAGGTCTGAGattgaagaagagaaggaagtcTACACCGATCCGGGCAACGCGCACTCGCAGACCAGCACGAGTAGTTCTCAAGAGGTGACATCTGGCCTCGCACTCGTGGTCGTGGCGCCTGAGCAGAAGAGCTCTGCTGGGAAGACGGACATCCACGCGCTCGCGGTGTCGCACAAGATCAAGAGGCTTAAGCAGCAGCTGCTGGTGCTGGGGAAGCTGGCCGCGGAAGGCAAGGAGGAGGCCGCGGCGACGAAGCCATCAGGCAGCAGGCAGCATCCAAGGACAAGGTACCAGACGATGATGTCCTTCCTGAGCAAGCACGTCAAGCGGTACCAGTCCCTCGACGACAAGATCGACGGCCTCTGCGCAAGAATG GAGGAGAGCAAGAGGAGCGTGGGGCGAGAGCGTCGGGGCGCGGGAGAGCAGAAGGTGGCACTGGGGCAGTTCCTGGGGGAGACGTTCCAGCTGCAGCGGCTCATGGTGGCCACGGGCCAGAAGCTGCTGGAGACGCAGTCGAGGATCACGCCAAGCCTCGTGGTGCGCGACGGGGGCGGCGAGGACGGCATGGACATGAAGAGGTTGATGGACGTGGCCGGGGCGTTGCTGAGGGACGTGCAGAGGGGGCTGGAGGTGCGGATcgcgcggatcatcggggaccTCGAGGGCACGCTCACCTTCCACGGCATCCTCCACACCGCGCGCTGA